The genomic DNA ATGTTTCAAGTGCTTTCTTATCTTAATCCATATATACGTATCGAGATTTTCGAATATCTTCTTTGCAACTTGACTTGACCAGTAGTTTCCTATGCCTCTAATTATTGGATTCAACTTTGCAATTAGGTCTCCAACTGACATTTCCCACAGTTGTTTAAAAACATTCTTTATTGTTTCTCTGGCTTTTTTCACACTCGCCTTCGATGGCTTTATTAGAAGTTGCATCCCTTTGTTAGATTTATATTGTCTTAAATTGAATCCGAGGAAGTCGCAACCTTCGCTAATATATGGGGTAATGGGAGTATTGATGTCATGTACTGAAAAGTAAATGGAATTAATTGGGCTATTGGCTATTCGCCAATAGCTTTTCCTTGTATTTGCATATTGCCATGCTTTGTATTCATTAATTCTAAGCCTTTTAAGATTATCATGCTTAGTTCTAATCTTTTTCCACTGCTTCTCAAAGCACGTTCTCAATCTTCTTCTAGCCATATAAGGTTACAAATTATTTCTTAAAGTCTTTTTTATATATGTATACAGATTAATTTAAGAAATGAGGTTATGAAAAATGGATTAAATGGTTTTAGAATTACAACAATGGTTAAATGATACTTATGGAAATAACTCAATTTACACACCTGTAATGGGTAGTGGGAGAACACATAAACAAGAATTTTGTTATGTGTTTATTATAAAAATCATTTTTTAGGAGGGCTTTCATCATGACAATCTCACTTGATTCAAAATCAATACCAAAATATAATGAACAATTAGTAATACCGCCTGTTTATGAACCAACTGTGATAGCAGATACTCAAACAGGGAAAATAAGCCACAACTATACCGTAGATGTAAGCGAGTTTTCGCAACAAATTTTACCTTCTGGCTTCCCAATGACTACTGTATGGGGATACAGCGGGGCAGCAAAGGATCCATTGACAGGTACTTTATTTCCGAATTTTAAAAACGCTCCAGGTGCCACCTTTGAAGCAATAAGAGGTATACCAATTAATATCCAATGGGTTAACAGCCTTACAGAACCTCATCCTTTACCTGTTGACCCTACACTGCACTGGGCAGATCCTAACGGATTAGGTATGGTAGATCCAGCAACAGTTCCAGCTTTTCCACCAGGTCTTGCGGCAGCACAAAGTCCTGTTCCTATAGTTCCACATTTGCATGGTGGGGAAACCGAGTCTTCATCAGATGGACATCCTGATGCATGGTTCACTAATGAAGAAGCTATAAAAGGTTCGACATTTACTAAATCACTTTATACCTATCTTAATACGCAATTGCCATCTACTCTTTGGTATCACGACCATACATTAGGATTAACAAGACTGAATGTTTTAATGGGTCTTGCAGGTTTTTATCTTCTTAGAGATCCTAAAAATCCATTAGATAAGCCAAACTCTGTTTTACCAAAGGGCAAGTATGAAATACCTATAGTGATTCAAGATAGATCATTTAATACAGACGGTTCCTTTGCGTTTCCAAGCCTTGGAATAAACCCTGATATACATCCTTATTGGGTACCAGAGTTTTTTGGGGACACTATAACGGTTAATGGAAAAGTATGGCCAAACCTTAATGTAGAAAGAAGACAGTATCGTTTTAGAGTATTAAATGGATCAAATGCAAGATTTTATAATCTCCAGTTCTCTAATAAAATGACTTTTACTCAAATAGGTAGTGATGGTGGATATCTCCCAAGTCCAGTAAATCTTACGTCCTTACTTTTAGCACCTGGAGAACGTGCTGATATACTTGTGGACTTTTCCGGAGTTGCTGCGGGAGACAAGATTATTCTTGGGAATGATGCAAGTGCCCCATTCCCTACAGGGACTCCCGCAGATCCTGAGACCGTTGGGCAAATTATGCAGTTTACTGTGTTGGATGTTCCCGCAGTTTCTCCATCTGTACTTCCAGCAAGGCTTAACACTATTCCGGCTCTAAAAAGCGATTCCCCAAAAAGAACTCTTGTATTAATTGAATTAACGGGTTCTGCTGGGCCTGTGGAAATTCTTCTTGATGGTCAAAAATGGAGTGCACCAATTTCAGAACTTCCAAAGGTTGGTTCAACTGAGGATTGGGAAATAGTTAACTTAACTCCAGATGCACATCCAATTCATTTGCATCTTGTACAATCTCAGGTTGTAGCGCGTCAAACTTTCCAGGCTGAACAATATAAAACTGACTGGATAGCAATAAACGGCACTCCTCCATTTAATAGCCCAACTACTGTGTTACCTGCTACACAATATCTGGAGGGTAATCCAGCCTTGCCTGCAGCTAACGAAGATGGATGGAAGGATACTGTTAAAGCTAATCCTGGAGAAGTTACTACAATTAGGGTTCGTTTTGCTCCACAGGACACTTCGGTTGATGACACTTCGCCAGGTGTTAACTTGTATCCTTTCAGGCCTGATCTTGGACCAGGATACGTTTGGCACTGCCATATAATAGACCATGAAGATAATGAAATGATGAGACCATATAAAGTAATATTATAAAAACATTAAATTACAAAATCTGATAATAGAACCTTCAAAAGAAGTGTAGAGAAAGTTAAAGTTCCTTTATTTATAATTATAAATGAAGGAACTTTAATACAAATTTTTACAGTATATATTTAGAGTTCCCCTTAAGCAACTTTTACAGTTTTAAAAATAATCTCAATAGGTACATTACTTTGAGTATACTTATAAATTCATTGAATATTATCTTTTTTAACACTATTTCTGCAAATTAATAACTCTTTAATAAGAGAATCATTAGCATTTTCTTGAATTGAGATATAGCAATGATTCGTGTAAAAAACAGCTTCAAACCATTATTTACTGTATAAAAATAAGTAAAATGGCCATTTACAAGCCATATATTCACAAAAGGTAAGATTTTGTGTAAAAGGTTTAAATTAAATGTTATTTAATATCAATAATTTATATAATTATGTCATTATTCACTATTTATTGTATTAGGATGAGTGAAAATTAAATATTTTATTAATCATATCTCTTAATGTAGTTTCTATAAGCAATATTGATAACACCTCAATATATATCTGTTTCTGATTTCATTAAAGAATCTAACTATCCATTTAAGTTTTGATTTTAGATGATTATTCTTTCATATAACAAATATCATAAAATCAAATTTATTTAGATTTAACATTATTTTTATAATATGATAGTAAATTATTTTACTATTATATTAAATTAATTTGTTAATTTAATTATAATAAATTTGTAAAAACAGGTTACAAATAATACCAAAAACTCCTTCTTATATAGTATCAATATAAAAAATGGAGGGGTTTTATGAGAAATTTATTTAATTTAGTAAAAGAAGCACAATTAGACAATAAGGATTCTATGTTAGCTATTATAGAAAAATTTAATCCATTAATAAAAAAATATAGTAGAAAACTAAATTATGATGGTGCAAATAGCGATTTAATAATAGCTTTAATAGAAACAATAAGAGCTATTCCTATATTCACAAATGATGCTTTGAAAAAAGAACAATATATAATTGGATATATTAATACTTCTATTAGACATAAATATATTAGACTCTCTAAGAAACATATAGAGATAACTAATAAAGAAACAGAATTAGATATAAATATTCTTTTAAAAAATACAACAGAAGAAAGTCAAGATTTAATAGATAATTGTATTTTTTTAAACGCTTTATTAGACAAGCTATCTCAATATCAACATGATATTATAAATAAACTTTTTATTTATAATATGTCGGAAGTTGATTTAGCAAGACAACTAAATATATCTAGACAATCTGTAAATAGAATAAAAAACAGGGCTTTAAATAATTTAAGGAAAGTAGCTCTTGAATAGTGTGGTGAATTAAATCAAAATGGAAAGTGATGTATTAAAACTAGCTGCATCTCAGGGAATATGGGCATTATTATCTGTAATATTAATATATTATATTTTAAAAGCTCAAGAAAAAAGGGACTTAAATCAAGAGATTAGAGAGAAAAATTATCAAAATATAATTTTAAATTTAACAAAGGAATTTGAGGCAATAGAAGATGTAAAAAAAAATATTATTATAATTAGAGAACATATAGATAAAAAAAATAAGGATTAAATTTCTTAATAATATTATTAAGAAGATGGAGTGATTAATATGTTAAAAGAAATAGATAATCAAGTATTATCTATAATTATAAAATCAATAATTTCCATAATAGGTGTTGTTATTACTATATTATCAACCCATATTATTAATTTTATAAAGTTAAAAAATAATGAATTAATTAAAAATATAGGAATAACAAAGTATAATGAAGATAAGAAATTTGCTTTGAATATATGGAATATAGTTGAAGAACACTTTAGATTAAAAGAAATAGCTACTAATGTTATTGATAATAAGATTAATATGTTTAATCATGAATTAAAAAGGAAATGTCCATATTTAACTCAAGAAGAAATAGATTTTTTAAGACAAACTATTGCTGGTGAAATTAATAAAGACAAATTGAACTAATAAATTTTTAGTTTATGGGGTAATGTGAGCATCTCTTCAACCAGGGGCAAAGTAAATGATTACTGGTAATTTGACCTGATTTCAATGTTATACAACAGATTTTTGTAAAATGTTTATATTTATACTATTTTTCAGCATTAAATCATACAACAGTTACCATTTACTTTGCACTTCATGATAAAAATGCTCCCTCCACCCCAATTATTTCTACAATTGTAGGATAATTTTTTAGATACATAGTTCACAAAGTCAAAAATATTTTATAATTCAACTAGACGGTAAACATCATCAATATCATCCTGTGAGATCCCAAGATAAAGCTTGGTTATTGATTGGGTAGAATGATTGAACAGCTCCATAAGCACCGGAACAGGCACTCCCTTCTTCCATGAATGATATCCAAAGGTCTTTCTTAATGAATGGCATCCTACATGTTCTTTTATTCCAACTGCTGAACAACTCTCTTTTACTATTTTTATGGCCATATATCTTGTTATGGCTTTATTTTGTCCGTTACGGCTGCTGAATATATAGTCTGAAGAATCTATATCTTTAAGTTTCTTCTTATACTTTGAAAGTCCATCTATGGAATTCTTATTTAAAAGAAATTTTTTGTCCTTACCTGTTTTCTGCTCTTTTATGTAAACATGAGTTTTAAATTCCTTTTCTTCAAAATCATATACATCTTCCCAGGTTAATGAAAGTATATCTGAAATCCTAAGTGCTGTATTAAGCCCTAGAACAATCAAAGCATAATTTCTCATATTTCCTGATCCCAAAAGATACTTTTTCAGATCTTTAATTTTTTTCTCTGATCTTATAGGTTCAACTCTTTCCATAAATTTACTCCTCACTCTATTTTTCATATCTAAACTTGATTACCTTTTATTTACAAATTTATTTTTTATAAGTACCTATTCTATGATGCTCCACCGCATTTAATTAATTCCACATAATATAATATATATTATATTATGTGGAATTAATTTTTGCAAATTTACTTTTTAAAGGCAAAAAAATAAGAGCAAAGCTTTATATATCAATGCTTCGCTCTTATTTGGTGAATTCAACACAATATCTATTGTGTTGAATCGGCGTTCTTCATCAACAAAAATGTCATCTTAGTTTAAATTCATCACTTTTGCCAATCAGTTTTATTGGCTGCACGCCTTAAAGTTTTCCTGCTCAATAATATCTGGCTCATCAATAACATAATCTGGTATATGTTCTATTATATCTTGTATTGTAGCTGCACCTTCAAGCATAGTCATTGTATCTTCATGTGGATTTGCATATATACCATTCCAAAAATATTCATCATATTGTTTTCGATTTTGAAATGCAAGTAATGGTTTTTCTAAAGAAAACTGTGCATTTTTTCCATTCGTATTACCTCTGGCATCTACTTTTATCCATTTGTTATCAATAAAAATAGCATTAAAGCAATGTACGCAATAACCCATAGAATCATCAGCAGCTAATGTAATGTGCTGAAAACACATACCTGTTGGAATACTTTGTGTTCTTAATAAAGCAGCAAGAAGGTTAGCTTTTGCATGACAAATACCAGTCTTATATTTTAGAACATCAGATGCTTTTGCAGTAATAATTCTTGCTTGTATATCAAATGAATGTGGGATTTCGTCTCTAACATATTCAAATGCTATTTTAGCCTTTTCTGTATTACTATTTATATTTCTAAATAATTCATGTGATTTGCTCTGAATAATTTGAGATGAAAAATCGATATACTTATTTTCTTGTAAAAAAATCTTTAAATCCATTTTTTCCCCCCTGTATAGATTAAATAAAACTTAATTCATAAAGCCGATGTAACTTTTATAATATTATTAAGATTTAGATTGATTTGTTCCATTAATATCAACACTTCTTATAGAATTACAATAATTTATATAAATAATAATAACCATATGTATTATTATACATATTAACTAATAAATATGCAATAAACGTTTTTATAACTGATGGAACTAATTATTGGAAACAAAAAATTGGGCAACTTAATATTAAGCTGTCCAATTTAACAGAATTACCATTGTGTGGAACTCATACTTCCTAATCCTAATTATTTTCAGAATAGAATTTTAATGCTTCACCGATAAATTTAGATGCACCACTGCCATATTTCTTATCAGTAACTTCTATATACATAGGTTTTGATAAATAAGACTCTGCCATATAACCCCAATAGTTATCTCCCATATCCATTTTTAAAAATTCATGATATTTTTTAGTTATATCTGCCATTTCCTCAACAATTTGTTGAATTTCCTTTGATGAAGGATCTTTACTTAAGTCAGATGTAAGCTTTTTATATAGTGTTATTAATTTAGGCTGCTTATCTCCCAAATAAAATTTTAGGGCTTCTCCGATAAATTTAGATGTGCCATTGCCATATTTCTTATCAACTGCTTTTATCCACTCAGGATTTAATAAATAATTTTGCACCATATAGTACCAATTATCGTCTCCCATATCCATTTTGAAAATTTCATAATCTTTTTTAGCTGTATCTGTTATTTCTTCAGCAATTTCTTGAATCTCCTTTGAAGATGGATCTTTACTTAAATCAGATACAAGCTTTTTATATAGTTCTTTTAATTTAGGATGCTTATCTTCCAAGCAATCTTTTTTAAACTTATCATTTTGTTCCATTATAGTTGGCATATTACTAAGATTCTTTTTAATAGCTTCAGTATATTTTTCAATACTTCCATATTGCTTTATAGCCATTTTAGCAATCTTAGCTTCATTAGATTTACATTTTTCAATAAATTCATTATATTTATCTACACTACCATGGTATTTAATTACCATATCCTCGTGCTCTTTTTTAAATTCCTCCAATACATTAAAATATTCACTCATATCAAATTCTTCAAAACTCATTGTATTTTCTCCTTTTAATGTTTTGTTTATAAGCTCAATTAAACCATTCAATCTATTGCGTTTTAAAATAAGCAATTTTTTCTGATTTTTTAGCGCTTGCATTTTATCAAAGTGGACACTAGCCATGATCTCTTTAACTTCCTTCAAAGGAATATCAAGTTCTTTAAAAAATAAAATCTGCTGCAAGATTTCAAGAGCTTCTTCGTTATAAAGTCTGTAACCTGCTTCTGTGATTTCACTTGGTTTTAATAATCCGATTTCATCGTAGTAATGTAGTGCACGCACACTTATTCCTGTCAAATCCGAAACTTGTTTTACTGTTCTCATTACTGCACCTCAAAGTTTGATTTTAGAGCTATCACTACTATCTAACACTCCGCCGGCTGTGAGTTTTTGTCAATATAGTTAAGCTCTACTTATATATTGCACTATGACGTAGCGTTAGAGTCA from Clostridium pasteurianum BC1 includes the following:
- a CDS encoding group II intron maturase-specific domain-containing protein, which translates into the protein MARRRLRTCFEKQWKKIRTKHDNLKRLRINEYKAWQYANTRKSYWRIANSPINSIYFSVHDINTPITPYISEGCDFLGFNLRQYKSNKGMQLLIKPSKASVKKARETIKNVFKQLWEMSVGDLIAKLNPIIRGIGNYWSSQVAKKIFENLDTYIWIKIRKHLKHLHRNKPFKWIYRRYLKTDFMK
- a CDS encoding multicopper oxidase family protein; this encodes MTISLDSKSIPKYNEQLVIPPVYEPTVIADTQTGKISHNYTVDVSEFSQQILPSGFPMTTVWGYSGAAKDPLTGTLFPNFKNAPGATFEAIRGIPINIQWVNSLTEPHPLPVDPTLHWADPNGLGMVDPATVPAFPPGLAAAQSPVPIVPHLHGGETESSSDGHPDAWFTNEEAIKGSTFTKSLYTYLNTQLPSTLWYHDHTLGLTRLNVLMGLAGFYLLRDPKNPLDKPNSVLPKGKYEIPIVIQDRSFNTDGSFAFPSLGINPDIHPYWVPEFFGDTITVNGKVWPNLNVERRQYRFRVLNGSNARFYNLQFSNKMTFTQIGSDGGYLPSPVNLTSLLLAPGERADILVDFSGVAAGDKIILGNDASAPFPTGTPADPETVGQIMQFTVLDVPAVSPSVLPARLNTIPALKSDSPKRTLVLIELTGSAGPVEILLDGQKWSAPISELPKVGSTEDWEIVNLTPDAHPIHLHLVQSQVVARQTFQAEQYKTDWIAINGTPPFNSPTTVLPATQYLEGNPALPAANEDGWKDTVKANPGEVTTIRVRFAPQDTSVDDTSPGVNLYPFRPDLGPGYVWHCHIIDHEDNEMMRPYKVIL
- a CDS encoding sigma-70 family RNA polymerase sigma factor; this translates as MRNLFNLVKEAQLDNKDSMLAIIEKFNPLIKKYSRKLNYDGANSDLIIALIETIRAIPIFTNDALKKEQYIIGYINTSIRHKYIRLSKKHIEITNKETELDINILLKNTTEESQDLIDNCIFLNALLDKLSQYQHDIINKLFIYNMSEVDLARQLNISRQSVNRIKNRALNNLRKVALE
- a CDS encoding BhlA/UviB family holin-like peptide, which gives rise to MESDVLKLAASQGIWALLSVILIYYILKAQEKRDLNQEIREKNYQNIILNLTKEFEAIEDVKKNIIIIREHIDKKNKD
- a CDS encoding site-specific integrase, with amino-acid sequence MERVEPIRSEKKIKDLKKYLLGSGNMRNYALIVLGLNTALRISDILSLTWEDVYDFEEKEFKTHVYIKEQKTGKDKKFLLNKNSIDGLSKYKKKLKDIDSSDYIFSSRNGQNKAITRYMAIKIVKESCSAVGIKEHVGCHSLRKTFGYHSWKKGVPVPVLMELFNHSTQSITKLYLGISQDDIDDVYRLVEL
- a CDS encoding transglutaminase domain-containing protein, which gives rise to MDLKIFLQENKYIDFSSQIIQSKSHELFRNINSNTEKAKIAFEYVRDEIPHSFDIQARIITAKASDVLKYKTGICHAKANLLAALLRTQSIPTGMCFQHITLAADDSMGYCVHCFNAIFIDNKWIKVDARGNTNGKNAQFSLEKPLLAFQNRKQYDEYFWNGIYANPHEDTMTMLEGAATIQDIIEHIPDYVIDEPDIIEQENFKACSQ
- a CDS encoding MerR family transcriptional regulator, producing the protein MRTVKQVSDLTGISVRALHYYDEIGLLKPSEITEAGYRLYNEEALEILQQILFFKELDIPLKEVKEIMASVHFDKMQALKNQKKLLILKRNRLNGLIELINKTLKGENTMSFEEFDMSEYFNVLEEFKKEHEDMVIKYHGSVDKYNEFIEKCKSNEAKIAKMAIKQYGSIEKYTEAIKKNLSNMPTIMEQNDKFKKDCLEDKHPKLKELYKKLVSDLSKDPSSKEIQEIAEEITDTAKKDYEIFKMDMGDDNWYYMVQNYLLNPEWIKAVDKKYGNGTSKFIGEALKFYLGDKQPKLITLYKKLTSDLSKDPSSKEIQQIVEEMADITKKYHEFLKMDMGDNYWGYMAESYLSKPMYIEVTDKKYGSGASKFIGEALKFYSENN